ATGTGGATGATTCTCAAGTCATCTTTGAAATGGGGGAACAGAGGTTAACCAGTCGTAAGTTAGAAGGGGCCTATCCCACTTATAATCAGTTAATTCCTAAATCCTTCGAGCGTTCTTTGGTTTTAGACCGCAAACAATTAATCCGTTGTTTGGAATTAGTGGCGGTTTTATCGGACCAAAAGAATAATTTAGTCAAGTTTAGTCTCGATGGCGAGAATAGTCGTTTATCCCTAGCGGTGGAGTCTCCCGATTTAGGTAGCGCCAAAGAGTCCATGGCGGCGGAAATTCAGGGAGAAAGTGGCGATATTGCCTTTAATGTTAAATATTTAATGGACGGTTTGAAGGCTTTACCCAATAATGATATCCAAATGCAGTTAAATGCTAGTACCCAACCGGTTATTTTTACCCCCTTGGGAGGTTTAAAGATGACCTATTTGGTGATGCCGGTACAAATTCGTCAGTAATTTTTCTCTAGCAATTACCTCAAGGAGTGGGAGACTTTTCCGCTATCAGCTTTCAGCATTTGTTTGGCAATTGATTAGAAAGTTTTCTAGTTATTATCACAGTCCGAGTCCCTGACTGCTGAATGCTTAAAGACTCCTGACTCCCCCAATTCTGGTTAATTAATACCAATCATCCATCGACCGGAAAATTGAGGCATCGGGGAACACAGTGGGATTACCACTAGCGTCGATTTTTTGCCGTAATTCTCGCAATTGTTTATTGCCGATGAGAAAATCACTTTCTACTAATTGATAGGGCAGTACATTATTATCTAAAGCATACACTGCCGTGATGCCAGCAGCTACCCCAGAGGACCACTCGAAGGAATGGACACGATAGGCGGCCGCGGCAATATGACTGAGAGCGATACTTTTACCCGATATCAGTAAATTATCGATTTTTTGGGGAATTATAGCCCTTAAAGGAATCTCGAAGGGGTAAGCTTGGCCCTGTCCCTGTCTTTCTCCTGCTTTTTCTGTATTACCCGGTTTTTCGGGGGGATGTTCCGTCATGCAGGGATGAAAATCAATCGCATAGTGACCGATACCGACGGAATCGGGGTAAATGGTCGAGCGCTTGCGTTTAACGGCCTGATCGGGGGATAATGTGCCATCAAGTACGGAAAATCCCTCTAATCCTGCCAAGGTGGCAATTAAGCGCCGATATTCTGCTGGGGAAAGATTCTGACGATAGAAATCGCTTTGAAAATTTTGTCGGGAAATATCGATTTCCGTGACGGTAAAACCAGTGGGGAAAGTCAGGGAAGGACGACCGATAATCCGTCTTGCTTCCCGAATATAGGGGTATTTTGACAAACCGTGGGCAGTTCCCATGGGAGAATCAAAACCGGACAGATAACGGTTATTCAAATGGGGAACTTTTGCCCCGTCCCCTAACTGGGAATCGGTGGTTCCTTCTACTAGCCAATAATAGTAGGAAATGGCGTGTTCTTCGCCCCTTGCGAGGGTTTCTGTGCGTAATCCTCCCATCCATCCCCCGGGAGATAACTGTCCTAACTCTTGCAACTGTTCACGCGTGTAGATAAAGTTATCCTTCCCAGTCCCCGGACGATAATCATTTCCCCAGGTCCAATTCTGCATGGAAATATCCCCCGGGACGGGTTCGGTAAAAGTAATTCCCCCAAAGGTTTTTTCTTTACCCAGTTGTGGACTCCAGATACGACGATAGGTGAAAACTAGGTCAAAATCGGCTAATCGCGGCAATTCATAGCTAAAATAGGGGGCATAGCGTTCATAATAAACGGGTTTCTCGTGGGTTTGTGGTTTTTCTGTTTCCTCCATGGCGAAGGTATAGGTAAAGCCTTGGGTACAGTAGGGGTCGCCAGTGACGCTAGAGGAAGAAGGTTCGAGATAACTGCGCTTATCGACCCCTAAACGGTAGGGAATATCTGATAATCCGATGATTTCCCCGGTTTCGGTCGCTTCAATCACATACCAATCTGCTAATTGATTCGGTTGGGAGGATTTGGAGACAAAACGGAGGATTTTTTTATCAAAACGGGGAGAATTTTCGTAGCGATAGATATCCTCCATTTTTTGCGATAAAAACTCGGTATTTAGGGGAGGAGTACCTTTTGCGGGACTATGTTGAATGGCAATTACACTGGTAATCTGTTGACCGGTGCCGCGATTGGGTAAAGTTTCAATATTTAATTCTTTGACTACCGTGGAGGGAAACCATTTCAGGGTTCCTTTACCTTTTTTGGCAGCGTCTTCTAACTGTTGAAATAATAATTTATGTCCGTCAAAAGGGAAAAAACAAGACCCACTTACCCAACATTCCCCGGGGTTTTGTTTGCCGTAATGCTTTCTAATTCTTTCCCTAAATTCTAGATAACCTTTCGGGAAAAATAATTTTTCTCTTTGTGTCCGTCTTTCATCTAATGCGGAGGTTCCCTGAGAAGATATCTGTCCCCCCACCCAGTCGGTAATCTCGGTTAAACAGACGGTTTTTCCTAATAATAAGGCTTCGTAGGCCGCACCGGCACCGGCTAAACCACCACCCACCACCAGAATATCACAGCCGACGGTTTGATCCGGTTCTCGCGGGGGGGCTGCTAGGGTGAGGGGAGTGAAAGCTTGCAGGAGAAATAATCCCAGAGAGAGGGATTTAAGGGGAGTAAAGTGATGATTGAAAATTTTAGGGGACATTATTGACAAATATCAATGTTGTGGCTGAGAGTTTCCTCTTTCTTTGAAGAAGTAGCCAGAGCATCTGTTCCTGAAATCCTGATGGTTTTTTTTGGGCGATATTGAGAACTTTGTAGCTTGATGCTGGCTTTTGAGAGATTATACACCTTCAAGCTGACAATCGATCGCTTTTCCGGAAATGTTTTGACACAATAGAGATAGCCTGATTCTGTCTCATTCCCTTTGTTATTCCCTGTCATCCTTCTTAGGTTAAATGCAAAACAAATCCGGGTAAGACATCTTCCCCAGATAAAATCGCAGGTAAATTAATAATTTCCACACTGCCATTTAGTCGGTAGATTTCCACCTGCTGCTGTTGAGGATTAATCAACCAACCCAAACGTAAACCACTGGCTAAATATTCGCGCATCTTGTCGCGTAAAGAGGTTAAAGAATCGCTACGAGAACGTAATTCAATCACAAAATCGGGACACAAAGGTGGGAACTTTTCTCGCTCTTCTGCGCTCAAAGCTTCCCATCTCTCCCGTTTTATCCAAGCAACATCAGGAGAACGATATCCTCCCTTTGGTAAACGAAAAATTGTCGAAGAACTAAAGACTTTACCAGAATTACTTTGACGATTCCAAATCGTTACATCAGCAATTAAATCAGCTTCTCGATTACCGCTATTTCCACCCACGGGAGGCATAATTAATAATTCTCCTTTCTGATTACGTTCTAAATTCCATGTTTGATTGTCCTGACAGAGATGATAAAATTGTTCATCGGTCAGATTAACTGTCTCGATATTTAACACTACAGTTTCCATAATCACTTCTACTTTTTGCTACTTTATACACTATAACTCATAGCAGTTATCTTAATGGTGAGGTGGGAAGTCTCTGGTTTTAGGGAACGCCTGAACTGCTGTATCAGTTATCAGTTCAGGGAAAAATATGTGTAATTAATTCTGTCTGGGTACTCAATCCTTCTTAGGTTAAATGCAAAACAAATCCGGGTAAGACATCTTCCCCAGATAAAGTAGCAGGTAAATTAATAATTTCCACACTGCCATTTAGTCGGTAGATTTCCACCTGCTGCTGTTGAGGATTAATCAACCAACCCAAA
This portion of the Microcystis aeruginosa NIES-2549 genome encodes:
- a CDS encoding FAD-dependent oxidoreductase — protein: MSPKIFNHHFTPLKSLSLGLFLLQAFTPLTLAAPPREPDQTVGCDILVVGGGLAGAGAAYEALLLGKTVCLTEITDWVGGQISSQGTSALDERRTQREKLFFPKGYLEFRERIRKHYGKQNPGECWVSGSCFFPFDGHKLLFQQLEDAAKKGKGTLKWFPSTVVKELNIETLPNRGTGQQITSVIAIQHSPAKGTPPLNTEFLSQKMEDIYRYENSPRFDKKILRFVSKSSQPNQLADWYVIEATETGEIIGLSDIPYRLGVDKRSYLEPSSSSVTGDPYCTQGFTYTFAMEETEKPQTHEKPVYYERYAPYFSYELPRLADFDLVFTYRRIWSPQLGKEKTFGGITFTEPVPGDISMQNWTWGNDYRPGTGKDNFIYTREQLQELGQLSPGGWMGGLRTETLARGEEHAISYYYWLVEGTTDSQLGDGAKVPHLNNRYLSGFDSPMGTAHGLSKYPYIREARRIIGRPSLTFPTGFTVTEIDISRQNFQSDFYRQNLSPAEYRRLIATLAGLEGFSVLDGTLSPDQAVKRKRSTIYPDSVGIGHYAIDFHPCMTEHPPEKPGNTEKAGERQGQGQAYPFEIPLRAIIPQKIDNLLISGKSIALSHIAAAAYRVHSFEWSSGVAAGITAVYALDNNVLPYQLVESDFLIGNKQLRELRQKIDASGNPTVFPDASIFRSMDDWY
- a CDS encoding Uma2 family endonuclease; this encodes METVVLNIETVNLTDEQFYHLCQDNQTWNLERNQKGELLIMPPVGGNSGNREADLIADVTIWNRQSNSGKVFSSSTIFRLPKGGYRSPDVAWIKRERWEALSAEEREKFPPLCPDFVIELRSRSDSLTSLRDKMREYLASGLRLGWLINPQQQQVEIYRLNGSVEIINLPAILSGEDVLPGFVLHLT